One window of Rasiella rasia genomic DNA carries:
- the uvrA gene encoding excinuclease ABC subunit UvrA produces the protein MKIEAVDTKKNIVIQGAKLHNLKDISVAIPRNKLVVITGLSGSGKSSLAFDTLYAEGQRRYVESLSSYARQFLGRLDKPKVDSIKGIAPAIAIEQKVNTTNTRSTVGTSTEIYDYLKLLYTRIGKTFSPVSGLEVKKDTVTDVINHIKSYAVGEKLLLLAPIHLEEGRSMENKIQALAQQGYARVKVGTKVVRIDELSKTLPQDILLVVDRIITKDEEDFYNRLADAIEMAFFEGKGELYIENLNDGTLKEFNNRFEADGITFMEPNVHLFSFNNPYGACPTCEGYGDVIGVDEDLVIPNTALSVYDNAIFPWRGDSMGWYRDQLVNNAYKFDFPIHKPWFELSPEQQQLVWDGNEHFEGLHSFFSYLESKNYKIQNRVMLSRYRGKTKCSTCHGKRLRPEASYVKINDTSLQDLVLQPLDELALFFKNLTLDKYEQKIAKRLLLEINNRLSFLMDVGLSYLTLNRKSNTLSGGESQRINLATSLGSSLVGSMYILDEPSIGLHPKDTERLIGVLKSLRDLGNTVIVVEHDEDIMKAADEIIDIGPEAGTFGGEIVNTGTFNDILKGDSLTAGYLNGTLQIDVPAKRRTSNSKVTIQGARQNNLKNIDATFPLGAFTAVTGVSGSGKSTLVKKILYPALQREISGFGEKPGQFTKLEGSFSSIKNIEFIDQNPIGRSSRSNPVTYIKAYDDIRNLFASQKLSDIRGYKAKHFSFNVDGGRCETCKGEGEVTIEMQFMADVHLECDTCNGKRFKKEILEVTFNEINIDQVLRMTVDDAIAFFKTHEQTRITNKLQPLQDVGLGYVQLGQSSSTLSGGEAQRIKLASFLIKGNTKEKAMFIFDEPTTGLHFHDIKKLLASFYALLDNGHTVIVVEHNLDLIKCADHIIDLGLEGGTKGGEIIAQGTPEEVAKSKKSITAPYLLEKLSV, from the coding sequence TTGAAAATCGAAGCCGTAGATACTAAAAAGAATATTGTCATTCAGGGTGCTAAATTGCACAACCTTAAGGACATTTCAGTAGCAATACCACGAAATAAACTTGTGGTGATTACTGGGCTGTCTGGTAGCGGTAAATCAAGTTTGGCATTTGATACATTATACGCAGAAGGCCAGCGTAGATACGTTGAGAGCTTATCGTCTTATGCAAGGCAGTTTCTTGGTAGACTAGACAAACCTAAGGTAGATTCTATTAAAGGAATTGCACCAGCAATCGCTATCGAACAAAAGGTAAATACAACAAATACCAGATCTACCGTTGGAACTTCAACTGAAATATATGACTATTTAAAGCTGCTTTACACCCGTATTGGTAAAACATTCTCACCTGTTTCTGGTCTGGAAGTCAAAAAAGACACCGTTACCGATGTTATAAACCACATAAAAAGTTATGCCGTTGGGGAAAAACTCCTCCTCCTCGCTCCTATTCATCTAGAAGAAGGCCGTAGCATGGAGAATAAAATCCAAGCGCTAGCACAACAGGGATATGCTAGAGTTAAGGTAGGGACTAAGGTGGTGCGAATAGACGAACTATCTAAAACACTGCCGCAAGATATCCTCCTAGTCGTAGACCGAATTATTACCAAAGATGAAGAAGATTTTTACAATCGGTTAGCAGATGCCATAGAAATGGCCTTTTTTGAAGGTAAAGGCGAACTATACATCGAAAATTTAAACGATGGCACACTAAAAGAATTTAATAATAGATTTGAAGCAGACGGGATTACCTTTATGGAACCTAACGTGCACTTGTTTAGCTTTAATAATCCGTATGGTGCTTGTCCTACATGCGAAGGATACGGCGATGTGATTGGCGTAGATGAAGATTTAGTGATTCCAAATACAGCACTATCGGTATACGACAATGCAATTTTTCCGTGGCGTGGTGATAGCATGGGTTGGTACAGAGACCAGCTCGTGAATAATGCGTATAAATTCGATTTCCCGATTCATAAACCCTGGTTCGAACTCAGCCCAGAGCAACAGCAATTAGTATGGGATGGCAATGAACATTTTGAAGGTCTGCATAGTTTCTTTTCATATTTAGAATCTAAAAACTATAAAATCCAGAATCGTGTAATGCTTTCGCGTTACCGTGGAAAAACCAAATGTAGTACGTGTCATGGTAAACGATTACGTCCTGAAGCAAGCTACGTAAAAATAAATGATACTTCACTGCAAGACTTGGTATTACAGCCCCTTGATGAGCTTGCCTTATTTTTTAAAAACTTAACACTTGATAAATACGAGCAGAAAATAGCCAAAAGGCTGTTGCTTGAAATTAATAACCGTCTTTCATTCTTAATGGATGTAGGCCTAAGCTACCTTACCCTTAACCGAAAAAGTAATACACTTTCAGGTGGGGAATCCCAACGAATTAATTTAGCCACTTCGTTGGGTAGTAGCTTGGTAGGCTCTATGTACATCTTAGACGAACCAAGTATTGGCTTACACCCAAAAGATACTGAACGCCTGATTGGTGTTTTAAAATCACTTCGTGACTTAGGAAATACAGTAATTGTCGTAGAACATGATGAAGACATCATGAAAGCTGCAGATGAAATTATTGATATTGGTCCGGAAGCAGGAACCTTTGGTGGTGAAATTGTAAACACAGGTACGTTTAACGATATTCTAAAAGGCGACTCCTTAACTGCGGGTTACCTTAATGGTACACTTCAAATAGATGTGCCAGCTAAACGACGTACCTCAAATAGCAAGGTTACAATTCAAGGTGCACGCCAAAACAATTTAAAAAATATTGACGCTACGTTTCCCTTAGGAGCGTTCACTGCAGTTACAGGTGTTTCGGGTAGCGGAAAAAGTACCCTAGTAAAGAAAATTTTGTACCCAGCGTTACAACGTGAAATAAGTGGCTTTGGTGAAAAGCCCGGACAGTTTACCAAACTCGAAGGAAGTTTCAGCAGTATTAAAAACATAGAATTTATAGATCAAAATCCTATTGGTCGCTCTAGCAGAAGTAATCCCGTAACTTATATAAAGGCATACGACGATATTAGAAATCTGTTTGCGTCTCAAAAACTAAGTGATATAAGAGGCTATAAGGCAAAACATTTCAGTTTTAATGTAGATGGAGGACGTTGTGAAACCTGCAAAGGCGAAGGAGAAGTTACTATTGAGATGCAATTTATGGCAGATGTGCATTTAGAATGCGACACTTGCAACGGAAAACGTTTTAAGAAAGAAATACTAGAAGTAACTTTTAACGAAATCAACATAGATCAAGTTTTAAGAATGACCGTAGACGATGCGATTGCATTCTTTAAAACACACGAACAAACGCGTATCACCAATAAGCTACAACCACTGCAGGATGTTGGTCTTGGATATGTGCAATTAGGACAAAGTTCTTCTACCCTATCTGGCGGAGAAGCACAACGTATCAAACTTGCTTCGTTCCTTATTAAAGGTAATACCAAAGAGAAGGCAATGTTTATCTTCGATGAACCTACTACGGGGCTTCACTTCCACGATATCAAAAAACTATTAGCTTCATTTTATGCGCTGCTAGATAACGGGCATACCGTAATTGTGGTTGAGCACAATCTTGATCTTATTAAGTGTGCAGACCATATTATAGATCTTGGACTTGAAGGCGGAACCAAGGGCGGAGAAATCATTGCTCAAGGGACTCCAGAAGAGGTGGCTAAGAGCAAAAAGTCGATTACAGCACCATATCTTTTGGAGAAACTATCGGTTTAA
- a CDS encoding glycosyltransferase family 4 protein, with protein sequence MKRVLIITYYWPPAGGPGVQRWLYFVKYFREFGITPVVYIPENAHYPLQDDSFIAEIPKEIEIISQPVKEPYRFAKWFSKKKTKQMSSGIIAKKQLSFTEKFLLFVRGNFFIPDARVGWVKPSVKYLKNYLSQNPVEAMVTTGPPHSLHLIGLKLSKELGLPWVTDFRDPWTTIHYHESLRLTTASRRKHKRLETLVLQEATHVTVTSPTTKKEFEALTKTPITIVTNGFEAKEVITPNLDSKFSLAHVGSLLSERNPLILWEVLSELASEIEGFREATEIVLAGVIGQSILDSLSAFGLSENLRNVGYVSHTEALQLQHNAQVLLLIEIDSLETKAILPGKLFEYLRAKRPIIALGPEGSDIKDIIDQTGRGQFFTPNNKNLLKEEVLHLYRRFQKKELEAITTDISKYTRKNLTQHMATILKEL encoded by the coding sequence ATGAAACGAGTGCTCATCATAACATATTATTGGCCGCCAGCAGGAGGGCCAGGAGTACAGCGCTGGTTGTATTTTGTTAAATACTTTCGAGAATTTGGTATAACTCCGGTGGTGTACATTCCAGAGAATGCTCATTACCCGTTGCAGGATGATAGTTTTATAGCCGAAATCCCTAAAGAAATTGAAATTATTAGTCAGCCAGTGAAGGAGCCTTACCGGTTTGCAAAATGGTTTTCAAAAAAGAAAACTAAACAAATGAGTAGTGGTATTATAGCGAAGAAGCAGCTTTCTTTTACTGAAAAATTTTTACTTTTTGTTAGAGGAAACTTCTTTATTCCAGATGCAAGGGTTGGGTGGGTAAAGCCTTCGGTGAAATACCTTAAAAACTACCTGTCTCAAAACCCTGTAGAAGCAATGGTAACAACAGGGCCACCGCATAGCTTGCACTTAATAGGATTAAAACTGTCTAAGGAGCTAGGGCTACCATGGGTAACCGACTTTAGAGATCCGTGGACAACCATACACTATCATGAGTCGCTTCGATTAACTACAGCATCTCGGCGAAAGCATAAACGTTTAGAAACTCTTGTATTGCAGGAAGCTACTCACGTTACAGTAACAAGTCCGACGACTAAAAAAGAATTTGAAGCGCTTACCAAAACACCTATCACAATTGTAACTAATGGTTTTGAGGCAAAGGAGGTAATTACACCAAATTTAGATTCAAAATTTTCATTAGCACATGTAGGGTCTTTACTAAGTGAGCGAAATCCGTTGATTTTGTGGGAGGTGTTAAGTGAATTAGCCTCAGAAATTGAAGGATTTCGCGAGGCTACGGAAATTGTATTAGCGGGTGTAATAGGGCAGTCAATTTTAGACTCGCTTTCTGCATTTGGCCTTAGTGAGAATCTTCGGAATGTGGGGTATGTTTCGCATACAGAAGCGCTTCAACTTCAGCATAACGCACAGGTTTTGTTATTGATAGAAATTGACAGTCTAGAAACCAAGGCTATTCTACCAGGTAAATTATTTGAATATCTACGAGCTAAGCGACCAATTATAGCATTGGGTCCCGAGGGGAGCGATATAAAAGATATCATTGACCAAACGGGGCGAGGGCAGTTTTTTACACCTAACAACAAGAATCTGCTTAAAGAAGAGGTGTTGCACTTATACAGACGCTTTCAGAAGAAAGAATTAGAGGCCATTACAACAGATATTTCAAAATATACTAGGAAAAATCTTACCCAACATATGGCTACAATTTTGAAAGAACTATAA
- a CDS encoding DUF4834 family protein yields the protein MDFLRTILIVLLVFFALRFSWKLAKPYLMRYIAKKMGERFEKSFGANPFGNNPFGKNTQEEEGTITIDRDAPNTRRTSKKVGDYVDFEEVE from the coding sequence ATGGACTTTCTTAGAACGATACTTATAGTACTTTTGGTATTTTTCGCGCTACGCTTTTCGTGGAAACTAGCAAAACCTTACCTCATGCGGTATATTGCCAAGAAAATGGGCGAACGTTTTGAAAAATCTTTTGGCGCCAATCCCTTCGGAAATAACCCGTTTGGTAAAAACACACAGGAAGAAGAAGGGACAATAACCATAGACCGTGATGCTCCTAATACTAGAAGGACCTCGAAAAAAGTTGGAGACTATGTAGATTTTGAAGAAGTAGAGTAA
- a CDS encoding transporter → MRKLKFLTCCLFLLPFFGNAQYTEMINTNRPGVSQGAFGVGINVLQFESGISYGKEKHSLLNTEATTIGWDYSARYGFWREELEVSIIGSFQSNSVTNNTTNTPIESKFSNFRSNTIGAKYLVYDPYRKMELEGPNLYSYHANNRFQWKDLIPAISIYAGANFDFADNPFTPEAESMISPKVVLSTQNNWIGGFVFVTNIIADRIGTDFPTYGYIVTLTHATNRYFSVFLENQGFKSDFYADQILRGGAAALITNNLHVDASVALNFKDTPSIFQGRIGVAYRFDMHDKDEFIEEKGKAGREKRKEEKGKKKDKKKKKNKRKDGFIDEDGGDDGGDGGNN, encoded by the coding sequence ATGCGTAAGCTCAAATTTTTAACCTGTTGCCTCTTTTTATTGCCGTTTTTTGGTAATGCTCAATACACCGAAATGATTAATACCAATCGCCCAGGCGTTTCGCAAGGTGCCTTTGGGGTTGGAATTAACGTGCTTCAATTTGAGTCTGGTATAAGCTATGGTAAAGAAAAGCATAGCCTATTAAATACCGAAGCAACAACCATTGGCTGGGATTATTCTGCGCGCTATGGGTTCTGGCGAGAAGAGCTTGAAGTTAGCATAATTGGTAGTTTTCAGAGTAATTCGGTTACCAACAATACCACGAATACGCCTATAGAAAGTAAATTCTCCAATTTCCGAAGTAATACCATTGGCGCAAAATATTTGGTCTATGACCCATATAGAAAGATGGAACTTGAAGGCCCTAATCTATATAGTTATCATGCAAATAATCGTTTCCAGTGGAAAGATTTAATTCCGGCGATTTCTATATATGCCGGCGCAAATTTCGACTTTGCCGATAACCCCTTCACTCCAGAAGCCGAGTCTATGATTAGTCCGAAAGTAGTACTGTCTACTCAAAATAACTGGATTGGCGGATTTGTATTTGTTACCAATATTATTGCCGATAGGATTGGAACCGATTTCCCAACGTATGGCTACATTGTAACCCTTACACATGCTACGAATCGCTACTTTTCTGTATTTTTAGAAAACCAAGGATTTAAAAGTGATTTTTATGCCGATCAGATCCTAAGAGGGGGTGCTGCTGCTTTAATCACAAATAACTTGCACGTAGATGCTTCTGTAGCGTTAAACTTTAAGGATACACCTTCTATTTTTCAAGGAAGAATTGGTGTTGCCTACCGCTTTGACATGCATGACAAAGATGAGTTTATTGAAGAAAAAGGAAAAGCTGGTCGTGAAAAACGAAAAGAAGAAAAAGGTAAAAAGAAAGACAAAAAGAAGAAAAAGAACAAACGTAAAGATGGATTTATTGATGAAGATGGCGGAGATGATGGTGGAGATGGAGGCAATAACTAG
- a CDS encoding GNAT family N-acetyltransferase — protein sequence MIEITQVTNKKQLKQFVNFPFKLYKGCPYWVPPLVKDEMETLDQTKNPVFKNAEADYYLAYKNGAIAGRIAVIVNHLEINKIGKKKVRFGWFDVVDDIAVTQALLEKVYEKGRALNLEYAEGPVGFSNMEKAGILVDGYEEMNTMITWYHFPYYKEHFKQLGFEPQATWVEFKLEIPPSIKEKVAKFSRIIRERYGLSVIRFKNKKEILPYVDAMFGLLNETYNTLQTFVPIQQYQIDYYKEKYFTFIQPDYITCIKDKNGKLIAFSIVMPSFTKALKKANGSLFPLGWYHLWQAQRKNDRAAFYLIGIDPEYQGKGVTAIIFEEMQHLFNSKGIDKVETNPELEENTAVQVLWKDYNPVMHKKRSTFKKDL from the coding sequence ATGATTGAAATTACCCAAGTAACTAACAAAAAACAGCTTAAACAATTTGTAAACTTTCCTTTTAAGTTATACAAAGGCTGTCCCTATTGGGTTCCACCTTTGGTAAAGGATGAAATGGAAACCCTTGACCAAACAAAGAATCCTGTTTTTAAGAATGCCGAAGCCGACTATTACCTTGCCTATAAAAATGGAGCTATTGCTGGTAGAATAGCAGTAATCGTAAATCATTTAGAGATAAATAAAATTGGCAAAAAGAAAGTTAGATTTGGCTGGTTTGATGTTGTAGACGACATTGCCGTTACCCAAGCCCTACTTGAAAAGGTATACGAAAAAGGAAGAGCACTCAATTTAGAGTATGCCGAAGGACCCGTGGGCTTTAGTAATATGGAGAAAGCCGGCATTCTGGTTGATGGCTATGAAGAAATGAATACGATGATAACATGGTATCATTTTCCTTACTATAAAGAACATTTTAAGCAACTTGGTTTTGAACCACAAGCTACCTGGGTAGAATTTAAGTTAGAAATACCGCCCTCTATCAAAGAAAAGGTTGCTAAATTTTCAAGAATTATTAGAGAACGCTACGGCTTGTCTGTAATTCGATTTAAGAACAAAAAAGAAATTTTGCCTTATGTAGACGCAATGTTTGGTTTACTAAACGAAACTTATAATACGTTACAAACATTTGTACCTATTCAGCAATATCAGATTGATTACTACAAGGAAAAGTATTTCACCTTTATTCAACCTGATTATATTACGTGTATTAAGGATAAAAACGGAAAGTTAATTGCCTTTAGTATTGTTATGCCATCATTCACAAAGGCTCTTAAAAAGGCAAACGGAAGTCTATTTCCGCTAGGTTGGTATCATTTATGGCAAGCACAACGAAAAAATGACCGCGCGGCATTCTATTTAATAGGAATAGATCCCGAATATCAAGGAAAAGGAGTAACTGCCATTATTTTTGAAGAAATGCAGCACCTTTTTAATAGCAAAGGTATAGACAAGGTAGAAACCAACCCTGAATTGGAAGAAAATACAGCCGTGCAAGTGCTTTGGAAAGATTATAACCCAGTAATGCACAAAAAACGTAGTACTTTTAAAAAAGACTTGTAG